In one Umezawaea sp. Da 62-37 genomic region, the following are encoded:
- a CDS encoding TetR/AcrR family transcriptional regulator — translation MRPQSLRARESVLAATCALLHEGGLPAATVDAISARSGVSKATIYKHWPSRTAVAAEAFGAEMAHAVPSPDTGSAAGDLAEQVRRVSEFYASPAGTTFAQLLAACVTDPAGAPYFREFFLAGRREAVALLWRRALERGEVDAGVDVETAIDMLFGPLIFRLLSGHAPLGPAEADALAAAALRGLLAR, via the coding sequence ATGCGCCCGCAGAGCCTGCGAGCCCGCGAGTCGGTGCTCGCGGCCACCTGCGCGCTGCTCCACGAGGGCGGCCTGCCCGCGGCGACGGTCGACGCGATCAGCGCCCGGTCCGGGGTCAGCAAGGCGACGATCTACAAGCACTGGCCGAGCCGCACCGCCGTTGCCGCCGAGGCGTTCGGGGCCGAGATGGCGCACGCCGTCCCGTCCCCGGACACCGGCAGCGCGGCGGGCGACCTCGCCGAGCAGGTCCGCCGGGTCAGCGAGTTCTACGCGAGCCCCGCGGGCACCACGTTCGCGCAACTGCTGGCGGCGTGCGTGACCGACCCGGCGGGGGCGCCGTACTTCCGCGAGTTCTTCCTGGCGGGCCGCCGGGAGGCCGTCGCGCTGCTGTGGCGGCGCGCGCTGGAGCGGGGCGAGGTGGACGCGGGCGTCGACGTGGAGACGGCGATCGACATGCTGTTCGGGCCGCTGATCTTCCGCCTGCTCAGCGGCCACGCGCCGCTGGGTCCGGCGGAGGCGGACGCACTGGCGGCGGCCGCCCTCCGCGGGCTGCTGGCGCGGTAG
- a CDS encoding aldo/keto reductase: MTSTFTIGGDLEVTRLGYGAMQLPGKGVWGESADPDNAVAVLRRAVELGVTLIDTADAYGPFTADLLIKKALHPYADNLVIATKVGFTRQGPNQWIPVGRPEYLRQQTELSLRHLGLERIDLMQLHRIDPKVPLADQIGELAKLQQEGKIRHIGLSEVSVDDVKAAGEFATIVSVQNLYNLAKRDADPLLEYSEANGIGFIPWFPLATGKLAKEGGPLDTAAKEHDATPSQLALAWLLKRSPVVLPIPGTSSVQHLEDNMAAAAIELTDEEFDALSKAA; the protein is encoded by the coding sequence GTGACCAGCACGTTCACCATCGGCGGCGACCTCGAAGTGACCCGTCTCGGCTACGGCGCGATGCAGTTGCCCGGCAAGGGCGTGTGGGGCGAGTCCGCCGACCCGGACAACGCGGTCGCCGTGCTGCGCCGCGCGGTCGAGCTGGGTGTCACGCTCATCGACACCGCTGACGCGTACGGCCCGTTCACCGCGGACCTGCTCATCAAGAAGGCGCTGCACCCGTACGCGGACAACCTGGTCATCGCGACCAAGGTGGGCTTCACCCGGCAGGGCCCGAACCAGTGGATCCCGGTCGGCCGCCCCGAGTACCTGCGCCAGCAGACCGAGCTGAGCCTGCGCCACCTCGGCCTGGAGCGGATCGACCTGATGCAGCTGCACCGCATCGACCCGAAGGTGCCGCTGGCCGACCAGATCGGCGAGCTGGCGAAGCTCCAGCAGGAGGGCAAGATCCGGCACATCGGGCTGAGCGAGGTGTCCGTCGACGACGTGAAGGCCGCGGGCGAGTTCGCGACGATCGTGTCGGTGCAGAACCTCTACAACCTCGCCAAGCGCGACGCCGACCCGCTGCTGGAGTACAGCGAGGCCAACGGGATCGGCTTCATCCCGTGGTTCCCGCTCGCGACCGGCAAGCTCGCCAAGGAGGGCGGCCCGCTGGACACCGCGGCCAAGGAGCACGACGCGACGCCGTCGCAGCTCGCGCTGGCCTGGCTGCTCAAGCGCTCCCCCGTGGTGCTGCCCATCCCCGGCACGTCGTCCGTCCAGCACCTGGAGGACAACATGGCGGCAGCGGCCATCGAGCTGACCGACGAGGAGTTCGACGCGCTGAGCAAGGCGGCCTGA
- a CDS encoding endonuclease/exonuclease/phosphatase family protein — translation MAVADPPRRRFRSVVRVGCAVVLVCVAALLVIRLTGLDEGSVLALVVIGVPVAAVVTVVVAGVLAAVRAWWSAGLAVVLVVVQLVVLVPRFAADGVAPANTARLRVATINSHVGQVDPRALVEFARSERVDVLAVEELPPGAIPALDAAGLRELMPYRELRPQDDSSLYSRTPLTDGGPLDAPTTWPQTTATVAVGGRKVRLVAVHTYYPAGDVGLWTQDLNALKAVAGEDVVVLGDFNATLDHASLRGLLAAGLVDTHAEVGRGWAPTWPSALPLVQLDHVLHGRGLVGVSAAERTLPGSDHRLVFAELALA, via the coding sequence ATGGCAGTCGCCGATCCGCCTCGGCGGCGCTTCCGGTCCGTCGTGCGGGTCGGGTGCGCGGTCGTGCTGGTGTGCGTCGCGGCGCTGCTGGTCATCCGCCTGACCGGCCTCGACGAGGGTTCGGTATTGGCGTTGGTGGTGATCGGGGTGCCGGTCGCGGCGGTGGTCACGGTGGTGGTCGCGGGGGTGTTGGCGGCTGTGCGGGCGTGGTGGTCGGCGGGGCTCGCGGTGGTGCTGGTGGTGGTGCAGCTGGTGGTGCTGGTGCCGCGGTTCGCGGCCGACGGGGTCGCGCCTGCGAACACGGCGCGGTTGCGGGTGGCGACGATCAACTCGCACGTCGGGCAGGTGGATCCGCGGGCGCTGGTGGAGTTCGCGCGGTCGGAGCGGGTGGACGTGCTGGCGGTGGAGGAGCTGCCGCCGGGGGCGATCCCGGCGCTGGACGCCGCCGGGTTGCGGGAGTTGATGCCGTACCGGGAGCTGCGGCCGCAGGACGACTCGTCGCTGTACTCGCGCACGCCCCTGACCGACGGCGGACCGCTGGACGCGCCGACGACGTGGCCGCAGACGACGGCGACGGTCGCGGTGGGCGGGCGGAAGGTGCGCCTGGTGGCCGTGCACACGTACTACCCGGCCGGTGACGTCGGGCTGTGGACGCAGGACCTGAACGCGCTCAAGGCCGTGGCGGGTGAGGACGTGGTGGTGCTGGGCGACTTCAACGCGACCCTCGACCACGCGTCGCTGCGGGGCTTGCTGGCGGCGGGCCTGGTCGACACCCACGCCGAGGTCGGGCGGGGGTGGGCGCCGACCTGGCCGTCCGCGTTGCCGCTGGTCCAGCTCGACCACGTGCTGCACGGCCGCGGGCTCGTGGGCGTGTCGGCCGCCGAGCGCACGCTGCCGGGCTCGGACCACCGACTGGTGTTCGCCGAACTGGCCCTGGCCTAG
- a CDS encoding DUF3618 domain-containing protein: protein MARDPDTIQREIEQARDALATTLDELGTRASPQRFVDEGKATVRAKFDDPKVKYALIAVGVVVGLLVVRKLFR from the coding sequence GTGGCTCGCGACCCCGACACCATCCAGCGTGAGATCGAGCAGGCCCGCGACGCGTTGGCCACGACCCTGGACGAGCTGGGTACGAGGGCCAGTCCCCAGCGCTTCGTCGACGAGGGCAAGGCCACCGTGCGCGCCAAGTTCGACGACCCGAAGGTCAAGTACGCGCTCATCGCGGTGGGCGTCGTCGTCGGTCTCCTGGTCGTGCGCAAGCTGTTCCGCTGA
- a CDS encoding Pycsar system effector family protein yields the protein MRKVTRRRSGSLAEAQFAITQFSGWVSNADTKAGLMATATTILGGALVGQRTAIRASFPPESPREWAVAAVLVWTLLAVVTTAFALTAALRPRVVNDGYSRFSWPTVAATPAHVLDAADPRDSSREAWRSAHELAGIARLKFRWLRLALLAWANGATGLFAWFLLFP from the coding sequence GTGAGGAAGGTGACCCGGCGGAGGTCCGGCAGCCTGGCGGAGGCCCAGTTCGCGATCACCCAGTTCAGCGGGTGGGTCTCGAACGCGGACACCAAGGCGGGGCTGATGGCGACCGCCACCACGATCCTCGGCGGCGCGCTGGTGGGCCAGCGGACGGCGATCCGCGCGTCGTTCCCGCCCGAATCCCCGCGGGAATGGGCCGTGGCGGCGGTGCTGGTGTGGACGCTGCTGGCGGTGGTGACCACCGCGTTCGCCCTGACCGCGGCGCTGCGCCCTCGGGTCGTCAACGACGGGTACTCGCGCTTCTCGTGGCCGACGGTGGCGGCCACGCCCGCGCACGTGCTGGACGCGGCCGACCCGCGGGACTCCTCCCGCGAGGCGTGGCGGTCGGCGCACGAACTGGCCGGGATCGCGCGGCTGAAGTTCCGCTGGCTCCGCCTCGCGCTGCTCGCCTGGGCGAACGGCGCCACGGGGTTGTTCGCCTGGTTCCTGCTGTTCCCGTGA
- a CDS encoding Crp/Fnr family transcriptional regulator yields the protein MLKLGTRLSHEDGTRILEQGNRDEHVVVLLSGVVKVVAGVENGDLALLAIRVGGDVVGELAAYDGNPRSATVIACGEVVARSIPLAEWKRFVEETPKVHTPLLRMGSERFRWADQRRVEFFANGSYSRVARVLVELAKTCGWTTETRCTLPFALTAVELGSLAGIKGRTAERHLHALKKAGLMLGGSGQTVLPDVAKLRDVADSGR from the coding sequence ATGCTCAAACTGGGCACCCGCCTTTCCCACGAGGACGGCACCCGGATCCTGGAACAGGGCAACCGCGACGAGCACGTGGTCGTCCTGCTGAGCGGTGTGGTCAAGGTGGTCGCCGGAGTGGAGAACGGCGACCTGGCCCTCCTCGCGATCCGGGTGGGCGGCGACGTGGTCGGCGAGCTGGCCGCCTACGACGGCAACCCGCGCTCGGCGACCGTGATCGCCTGCGGCGAGGTCGTCGCGCGGTCCATCCCGCTCGCGGAGTGGAAGCGGTTCGTCGAGGAGACCCCTAAGGTCCACACCCCGCTGCTGCGGATGGGCAGCGAGCGCTTCCGGTGGGCTGACCAGCGGCGGGTCGAGTTCTTCGCCAACGGCTCGTACTCCAGGGTCGCCCGCGTGCTGGTGGAGCTGGCCAAGACCTGCGGGTGGACGACCGAGACCCGCTGCACGCTGCCGTTCGCGCTCACCGCGGTGGAGCTGGGCTCGCTCGCGGGCATCAAGGGGCGGACGGCGGAACGGCACCTGCACGCGTTGAAGAAGGCGGGCCTGATGCTCGGCGGCTCCGGCCAGACCGTCCTGCCCGACGTGGCGAAGCTCCGGGACGTAGCAGACTCCGGGCGGTAG
- a CDS encoding TetR/AcrR family transcriptional regulator: protein MTLATPAYTDETRSPQRGRPRDASRDDALRQAALEVMAEVGYRALTMDAVAARARAGKATIYRRWESKLDLVIDTCAQLASRNLATPDTGSLAEDLREFLNSFAAFLSGPIGKAAQALVGELPHEPELAAAFRETFLISQRDVLRGILERASERGEIRPHAPLGMTVELAGAALIYRLMLTGDPLDTPFVDRVVDQVLMPLVGAQ, encoded by the coding sequence TTGACTTTGGCTACGCCGGCGTACACCGACGAGACCCGCTCTCCCCAGCGCGGCAGGCCGCGCGACGCGAGCAGGGACGACGCTCTGCGCCAAGCCGCGCTCGAAGTGATGGCCGAGGTCGGCTACCGGGCCCTCACGATGGACGCCGTGGCGGCCAGGGCGCGGGCGGGCAAGGCGACGATCTACCGCCGCTGGGAGTCCAAGCTCGACCTGGTGATCGACACCTGCGCCCAGCTGGCGAGCCGGAACCTGGCGACGCCCGACACCGGGTCGCTGGCCGAGGACCTGCGGGAGTTCCTGAACTCGTTCGCGGCGTTCCTGTCCGGCCCGATCGGCAAGGCGGCGCAGGCACTGGTCGGCGAGCTGCCGCACGAGCCGGAGCTGGCGGCGGCGTTCCGGGAGACGTTCCTGATCTCCCAGCGCGACGTGCTGCGCGGCATCCTGGAGCGCGCGAGCGAACGCGGCGAGATCCGCCCGCACGCGCCGCTGGGCATGACCGTGGAGCTGGCGGGCGCGGCCCTGATCTACCGGCTGATGCTGACCGGCGACCCGCTGGACACGCCGTTCGTGGACCGCGTGGTGGACCAGGTCCTGATGCCGCTGGTGGGCGCGCAGTAG
- a CDS encoding TetR/AcrR family transcriptional regulator translates to MPKAERKAQMLDVAEVVFAEQGYLATSMDEIALRVGVSKPMLYEYFGSKEGLLIGCIHRARTELRTKTEEAIVGAEGPEDLLRKGLLAFFEFIVDHRRSWALLRQEGAITVPSAVEEIEGIRTQQTALIEAVIAGFSPDLEPLEAEAFAEIVVGSCERLALWCERRPEVGPALAVDYVMDVVWRGVAGRLAG, encoded by the coding sequence ATGCCGAAAGCCGAGCGCAAGGCCCAGATGCTCGACGTCGCCGAGGTCGTGTTCGCCGAGCAGGGGTACCTGGCCACGTCCATGGACGAGATCGCCCTGCGGGTCGGGGTGTCCAAGCCGATGCTCTACGAGTACTTCGGGTCCAAGGAGGGTCTGCTGATCGGGTGCATCCACCGGGCGCGGACCGAGCTGCGGACCAAGACCGAGGAGGCGATCGTCGGCGCGGAGGGGCCGGAAGACCTGCTGCGCAAGGGGTTGCTGGCGTTCTTCGAGTTCATCGTCGACCACCGGCGGTCCTGGGCGCTGCTGCGGCAGGAGGGCGCGATCACGGTACCGTCGGCGGTCGAGGAGATCGAGGGGATCCGCACGCAGCAGACGGCGTTGATCGAGGCGGTGATCGCGGGGTTCTCGCCCGACCTGGAACCGCTGGAGGCGGAGGCCTTCGCGGAGATCGTGGTGGGGTCCTGCGAGCGGCTGGCGCTGTGGTGCGAACGGCGGCCCGAAGTGGGGCCCGCACTCGCCGTGGACTACGTGATGGACGTCGTGTGGCGGGGCGTGGCGGGACGGCTGGCGGGTTGA
- a CDS encoding NAD(P)/FAD-dependent oxidoreductase, whose translation MGTHRDVEVLIVGTGFSGLGMAIELKRTGRHDFVVLEKASDLGGTWRDNRYPGCACDVQSHMYSYSFELNPNWSRAFAEQPEIWAYLQGVADKYDLRRHIRFDTEFSAARWDEEAKVWHVEAGTGDTYTARALVMGVGALHIPNVPELPGVERFQGKVFHSARWDDDYDLTGKSVAVVGTGASAIQFVPRIADRVQRLSLFQRTPPWIMPKGDRPISEREHRLFRRVPFAQRLFRDAVYWMRESMALGFAVNPKIMKVAQGVARRHMRRQVPDRELRRKLTPDYTMGCKRVLISNDYYPALSRPNVDLVTEGIAEVRENSVVDAAGVERPVDAIIYGTGFHVIDAYGYLSITGRDGRDLAKEWQVQGAQSHYGITVSGFPNFFFLLGPNTGLGHNSVVFMAESQIKYVSQCLEMLGGADELEVRPEAQRRFNEGIQRKLSRGVWTEGGCMSWYLDAQGVNRTIWPGFTWRYWMRTRKVRADDFVLTEKPRASA comes from the coding sequence ATGGGCACGCACCGGGACGTCGAAGTACTGATCGTGGGCACGGGTTTCTCCGGCCTCGGCATGGCGATCGAGCTCAAGCGCACGGGAAGGCACGACTTCGTCGTCCTGGAGAAGGCGTCCGACCTCGGCGGCACGTGGCGCGACAACCGGTACCCCGGCTGCGCGTGCGACGTGCAGTCGCACATGTACTCGTACTCGTTCGAGCTGAACCCGAACTGGTCGCGGGCCTTCGCCGAGCAGCCGGAGATCTGGGCCTACCTCCAGGGCGTGGCGGACAAGTACGACCTGCGGCGGCACATCAGGTTCGACACCGAGTTCAGCGCCGCCCGCTGGGACGAGGAGGCGAAGGTCTGGCACGTCGAGGCGGGCACCGGCGACACCTACACCGCCAGGGCGCTCGTGATGGGCGTCGGCGCGCTGCACATCCCGAACGTGCCGGAGCTGCCCGGCGTGGAGCGGTTCCAGGGCAAGGTCTTCCACTCGGCCCGCTGGGACGACGACTACGACCTCACCGGCAAGAGCGTCGCCGTGGTCGGCACCGGCGCCAGCGCCATCCAGTTCGTGCCCAGGATCGCCGACCGGGTCCAGCGGCTGTCCCTCTTCCAGCGCACGCCCCCGTGGATCATGCCGAAGGGCGACCGCCCCATCAGCGAGCGCGAGCACAGGCTGTTCCGGCGGGTGCCGTTCGCCCAGCGCCTGTTCCGCGACGCCGTCTACTGGATGCGGGAGTCGATGGCGCTCGGGTTCGCGGTGAACCCGAAGATCATGAAGGTGGCGCAGGGCGTCGCCCGTCGGCACATGAGGCGCCAAGTGCCGGACCGCGAGCTGCGCCGGAAACTCACCCCGGACTACACGATGGGCTGCAAGCGGGTGCTCATCTCCAACGACTACTACCCGGCGCTGTCCCGGCCGAACGTCGACCTCGTCACCGAGGGGATCGCGGAGGTGCGGGAGAACTCCGTGGTGGACGCGGCGGGCGTCGAACGCCCGGTGGACGCGATCATCTACGGCACCGGGTTCCACGTGATCGACGCCTACGGGTACCTGTCGATCACCGGCAGGGACGGCCGCGACCTGGCCAAGGAGTGGCAGGTCCAAGGGGCCCAGAGCCACTACGGCATCACGGTGTCCGGGTTCCCGAACTTCTTCTTCCTGCTGGGGCCGAACACGGGGCTGGGGCACAACTCGGTGGTGTTCATGGCCGAGTCCCAGATCAAGTACGTGTCGCAGTGCCTGGAGATGCTCGGCGGGGCCGACGAACTGGAGGTCCGGCCCGAGGCGCAGCGGCGGTTCAACGAGGGGATCCAGCGCAAGCTGAGCCGCGGCGTGTGGACCGAGGGCGGGTGCATGAGCTGGTACCTCGACGCCCAGGGCGTGAACCGGACGATCTGGCCGGGGTTCACCTGGCGGTACTGGATGCGGACCAGGAAGGTGCGCGCCGACGACTTCGTGCTGACCGAGAAGCCGCGCGCGTCCGCCTGA
- a CDS encoding glutamine amidotransferase encodes MNDSTVRIALVLPDLLGTYGDFGNAVVLDKRLAWRGISSEIVSVNFGESVPDSCDIYVVGGGEDTAQTLAVRHLRDNPGLQRAAARGAVVLGVCAGIQIFGEKFTRADDVTHPGLGLIDSVSYAGGSRAIGEVLAKPANGLFEGFLTGFENHQGRTELGPSAQPLAHVTVGTGNDGKVEGAVQGKILCTYLHGPVLPRNPQIADLLIEWATGVKLSPLDLPAVTRLRAERAKAAGQRADA; translated from the coding sequence GTGAATGACTCGACCGTCCGCATCGCACTCGTGCTGCCCGACCTGCTGGGCACGTACGGGGACTTCGGCAACGCCGTCGTGCTCGACAAGCGGCTGGCGTGGCGCGGGATCTCCTCGGAGATCGTCTCGGTGAACTTCGGCGAGTCCGTGCCGGACTCATGCGACATCTACGTGGTGGGTGGCGGCGAGGACACGGCGCAGACGCTGGCCGTGCGGCACCTGCGGGACAACCCCGGTCTCCAGCGCGCCGCCGCGCGCGGAGCCGTGGTGCTGGGCGTGTGCGCCGGGATCCAGATCTTCGGCGAGAAGTTCACCCGCGCCGACGACGTGACGCACCCCGGCCTCGGGCTGATCGACTCGGTGTCCTACGCGGGTGGGTCGCGGGCGATCGGCGAGGTGCTCGCCAAGCCCGCCAACGGGTTGTTCGAGGGCTTCCTGACGGGGTTCGAGAACCACCAGGGGCGGACCGAACTCGGCCCGTCCGCGCAGCCGCTCGCGCACGTGACCGTGGGGACCGGCAACGACGGGAAGGTGGAGGGGGCTGTGCAGGGCAAGATCCTGTGCACGTACCTGCACGGGCCCGTGCTGCCGCGGAACCCGCAGATCGCCGACCTGCTGATCGAGTGGGCCACCGGCGTGAAGCTGTCGCCGCTGGACCTGCCCGCCGTCACCAGGCTGCGGGCCGAGCGCGCCAAGGCCGCGGGCCAGCGCGCGGACGCCTGA